Proteins from a single region of Stappia sp. ES.058:
- the ilvD gene encoding dihydroxy-acid dehydratase, which yields MPTYRSRTTTHGRNMAGARGLWRATGMKDGDFGKPIIAVVNSFTQFVPGHVHLKDLGQLVAREIEAAGGVAKEFNTIAVDDGIAMGHDGMLYSLPSREIIADSVEYMVNAHCADAMVCISNCDKITPGMLMAAMRLNIPVVFVSGGPMEAGKVKLADGTERALDLVDAMVAAADDSMSDEDVAAIERSACPTCGSCSGMFTANSMNCLTEALGLALPGNGSTLATHADRRRLFVEAGHLVVDVARRHYEQNDHSVLPRNIANRQAFHNAMALDIAMGGSTNTVLHLLAAAREGEVDFTMSDIDKLSRKVPVLCKVAPSVPDVHMEDIHRAGGIMGILGELDRAGLIDTSLPMVHSESVGHALDQWDIKRTDSESARDFFRAGPAGIPSQTAFSQDCRYDSVDDDRANGIIRAKEHAFSQDGGLAVLYGNIAHDGCIVKTAGVDESILKFTGRVRIFESQDSAVSAILTNKVEAGDVVLIRYEGPRGGPGMQEMLYPTSYLKSKGLGKSCALVTDGRFSGGTSGLSIGHVSPEAAEGGAIGLAREGDRLEIDIPNRAINLAISDEEMESRRTEMEAKGPNAWKPQEKRTRKITTALKAYALLTTSAAEGAVRRVD from the coding sequence ATGCCGACTTACCGCTCAAGAACCACGACCCATGGACGCAACATGGCGGGCGCGCGCGGGCTTTGGCGCGCTACCGGTATGAAGGACGGCGATTTCGGCAAGCCGATCATCGCGGTGGTGAATTCCTTCACCCAGTTCGTTCCGGGCCACGTGCACCTCAAGGACCTCGGCCAGCTTGTGGCGCGCGAGATCGAGGCCGCCGGCGGTGTGGCCAAGGAGTTCAACACCATCGCGGTCGATGACGGCATCGCCATGGGCCATGACGGCATGCTCTATTCGTTGCCCTCGCGCGAGATCATCGCTGACAGCGTGGAATACATGGTCAACGCCCATTGCGCCGACGCGATGGTCTGCATTTCCAACTGCGACAAGATCACGCCGGGCATGCTGATGGCTGCGATGCGGCTGAACATCCCGGTCGTCTTCGTCTCCGGCGGCCCGATGGAAGCAGGCAAGGTCAAGCTTGCCGACGGGACGGAGCGCGCGCTCGATCTGGTCGACGCGATGGTCGCTGCCGCCGACGACAGCATGTCGGACGAGGACGTCGCGGCAATCGAGCGGTCCGCCTGCCCGACCTGCGGGTCGTGCTCGGGCATGTTCACCGCCAATTCGATGAACTGCCTGACCGAGGCGCTCGGTCTGGCGTTGCCGGGCAATGGCTCGACGCTGGCCACCCACGCTGATCGCCGCCGCCTCTTCGTCGAGGCCGGGCATCTGGTGGTCGACGTGGCCCGGCGCCACTACGAGCAGAATGACCACAGCGTGTTGCCCCGCAACATTGCCAACCGACAGGCGTTCCACAACGCCATGGCGCTCGACATCGCCATGGGCGGCTCGACCAACACGGTGCTGCACCTGCTGGCCGCCGCGCGCGAGGGCGAGGTCGATTTCACCATGTCCGACATCGACAAGCTGTCGCGCAAGGTGCCGGTCCTGTGCAAGGTCGCGCCCTCGGTGCCCGACGTCCATATGGAAGACATCCACCGTGCCGGCGGCATCATGGGAATTCTCGGAGAACTCGACCGCGCCGGACTGATCGACACGTCGCTGCCGATGGTGCACAGCGAGAGCGTCGGGCACGCCCTCGACCAATGGGACATCAAGCGCACCGACAGCGAGAGCGCGCGCGACTTCTTCCGCGCGGGCCCGGCCGGCATTCCCTCGCAGACCGCGTTCTCGCAGGATTGCCGCTACGACAGTGTCGACGACGACCGCGCGAACGGTATCATTCGTGCGAAGGAACACGCCTTCTCGCAGGATGGCGGCCTGGCGGTGCTCTACGGCAACATCGCGCACGACGGTTGCATCGTGAAGACGGCCGGCGTCGACGAGTCCATCCTGAAGTTCACCGGGCGCGTGCGCATCTTCGAAAGCCAGGACAGCGCCGTCAGCGCGATCCTGACCAACAAGGTGGAAGCCGGCGACGTCGTGCTGATCCGCTACGAGGGGCCGCGCGGCGGACCCGGCATGCAGGAAATGCTCTATCCAACGAGCTACCTGAAATCCAAGGGTTTGGGGAAATCCTGCGCACTGGTCACCGACGGTCGTTTTTCCGGCGGCACCTCGGGTCTGTCCATCGGCCACGTTTCGCCGGAAGCGGCGGAAGGCGGGGCGATCGGGCTGGCGCGCGAAGGCGATCGGCTTGAGATCGACATCCCCAATCGCGCGATCAATCTGGCAATCTCCGATGAGGAAATGGAGAGCCGGCGCACCGAAATGGAAGCCAAGGGTCCGAATGCCTGGAAGCCGCAGGAAAAGCGCACCCGCAAGATCACCACGGCGCTCAAGGCCTATGCGCTGTTGACGACCTCGGCGGCGGAAGGTGCGGTGCGCCGGGTCGATTGA
- a CDS encoding branched-chain amino acid ABC transporter permease, protein MSSRISRELLGAAILFALFAALPVAADAMDDTFIVFFTIRIMVFAIAAVSLSLILGHGAMVSFGHAAYLGLGAYSVAILAEHGIWDVTVSLPVTLAVCGLFALVTGAISLKTRGVYFIMITLAFGQMAYYTATSLSAYGGDDGLTMWGRTELLGSTALGDRTVFYYVVLGCLIVSYLIARMIVASRFGRVLQGAKQSEMRLRAVGIDPYAYRLVAYVIAGMMAGLAGALLANAAEFVSPAYMSWHRSGELIVMVVLGGLGSLLGAIVGATSFLILEEVLSHITQHWRLIFGPFLVLVVLFGRGGLISLLPGGRKHD, encoded by the coding sequence ATGTCGTCCCGCATCTCCCGCGAACTCCTCGGCGCCGCGATCCTTTTTGCGCTCTTTGCAGCCCTTCCCGTTGCCGCCGATGCCATGGACGACACGTTCATCGTCTTCTTCACCATTCGCATCATGGTGTTTGCCATTGCCGCCGTCAGCCTGTCGCTGATCCTGGGACATGGCGCGATGGTGAGTTTCGGCCACGCTGCCTATCTCGGGCTTGGCGCCTATTCGGTCGCGATCCTCGCCGAACACGGGATCTGGGACGTGACCGTGTCGCTTCCCGTCACACTTGCCGTCTGCGGCCTGTTCGCGCTGGTCACGGGCGCCATCAGCCTGAAGACGCGCGGCGTCTATTTCATCATGATCACATTGGCCTTCGGGCAGATGGCCTATTATACGGCGACTTCGCTGTCCGCCTATGGAGGCGACGACGGGTTGACGATGTGGGGACGCACCGAACTCCTCGGATCGACGGCGCTGGGCGACCGCACGGTGTTTTACTATGTCGTGCTTGGATGCCTGATTGTGTCCTATCTGATCGCGCGCATGATAGTCGCCTCACGCTTCGGGCGGGTGCTGCAGGGCGCGAAGCAAAGCGAGATGCGTCTGCGCGCCGTTGGCATAGATCCCTATGCCTACCGGCTTGTCGCCTATGTCATCGCCGGGATGATGGCCGGCCTGGCCGGAGCGCTTCTTGCCAATGCGGCCGAGTTTGTCTCGCCTGCCTACATGTCCTGGCACCGCTCGGGCGAACTCATCGTGATGGTGGTGCTTGGCGGCCTTGGGTCGCTGCTTGGCGCGATCGTGGGCGCGACAAGCTTCCTCATCCTGGAGGAGGTGCTGTCGCATATCACCCAGCACTGGCGGTTGATCTTCGGTCCCTTCCTCGTGCTCGTCGTGCTGTTCGGGCGGGGCGGTCTCATCTCGCTCTTGCCGGGAGGGCGCAAGCATGACTGA
- a CDS encoding DUF1194 domain-containing protein encodes MPMSAMACPLALVLAIDVSSSVDASDYRLQMRGLVTAFEDREVVDAIVSNGGVLVNAFEWSGRNKQVPIADWTWLDTPASVQAFATRLAGTSRSFYRFPTALGYALGHAAIQLGRAPRACARQVVDVSGDGVNNEGFPPVNAYRAFDYSRTTVNGLVIKGADPDPEAYYLETVIRGPGAFVETADGFSDYGKAMKRKLLREIAGNAFAANLDAEPLSAHPGQRRLAYRQLRREDAP; translated from the coding sequence ATGCCGATGTCTGCGATGGCCTGTCCGCTTGCGCTGGTACTCGCGATCGATGTGTCTTCCAGTGTGGATGCGAGCGATTATCGCCTGCAAATGCGGGGCCTGGTCACGGCCTTCGAGGATCGGGAGGTCGTTGACGCAATTGTTTCCAACGGTGGGGTTCTGGTGAATGCGTTCGAATGGAGCGGGCGCAACAAGCAGGTTCCTATTGCCGATTGGACGTGGCTCGATACGCCGGCGTCGGTGCAGGCGTTTGCCACGCGCCTGGCCGGGACGTCGCGAAGCTTCTACCGCTTTCCGACGGCCTTGGGGTATGCGCTCGGGCATGCCGCCATTCAGCTTGGCCGCGCGCCGCGCGCGTGTGCCCGTCAGGTTGTCGACGTGTCCGGCGACGGGGTGAACAACGAAGGCTTTCCACCGGTAAATGCCTATCGCGCCTTCGACTATTCGCGCACGACGGTCAATGGTCTCGTGATCAAGGGCGCGGACCCCGATCCGGAAGCCTACTATCTGGAGACCGTGATACGTGGACCTGGCGCCTTTGTCGAAACGGCGGACGGGTTCTCCGACTATGGCAAGGCGATGAAACGCAAGCTGCTGCGCGAGATCGCCGGAAATGCCTTCGCCGCGAATCTGGATGCCGAACCGCTGTCCGCTCATCCGGGGCAGCGCCGATTGGCCTATCGGCAGTTGCGCCGCGAGGATGCGCCGTAG
- a CDS encoding PAS domain-containing methyl-accepting chemotaxis protein translates to MDQVLGGRSNADAEVAELWSLLSRHSGVGLWDAHLVDGDPMHRESRWSWSHEFRRLCGFDSEDTAGFPDVVGSWADRLHPEDVEPTFDAFGACLADRSGKTGYDVLYRLKLKSGEYRWFRAIGGVKRNRDGIAERACGALIDVHEQTSSAERSNLLDRFAGVGLWDAIIVDGDAVGPRSRWSWSPEFRRLCGFDPDDTIGFPDVVGSWADRLHPEDAGPTFDAFNACMSDRSGRTGYDVTYRLKLKSGEYRWCRAVGGVSRDSSGVPLRACGSLIDIHVMKEAELAAGRQLQLQGRMSELTEDLSRDMESAIGRTADDVQGIASATEELSYSIGEINRQVGLSADAASKASEHADVTANKVDALVSDISGIVDVLKLIDGIAAQTNLLALNATIEAARAGEAGKGFAVVANEVKQLASQSSNATKEIAQQIDNVQAQARSAVEAIQNITSVTMSAQNIAAEIAQSVSQQDSATRDIAQSIKTVSEQTAQIKGTISHTTGEIQKSLESLSRADAA, encoded by the coding sequence ATGGACCAGGTTTTAGGTGGCCGTTCGAATGCGGACGCGGAGGTTGCAGAGCTCTGGAGCCTGCTTAGCCGACACAGTGGTGTCGGTCTGTGGGATGCGCATCTGGTCGATGGCGACCCGATGCATCGTGAAAGCCGGTGGAGCTGGTCGCATGAATTTCGCCGTCTCTGCGGGTTTGATTCGGAGGACACGGCCGGGTTCCCGGATGTGGTCGGATCCTGGGCAGACCGCCTGCATCCCGAGGATGTCGAGCCGACGTTCGACGCTTTTGGCGCCTGCCTTGCCGACCGCTCGGGCAAGACGGGGTATGATGTTTTGTATCGGCTCAAGCTCAAGAGCGGCGAGTATCGCTGGTTCCGGGCGATCGGAGGCGTCAAGCGCAACCGTGATGGTATCGCCGAACGCGCCTGTGGCGCGCTGATCGATGTTCACGAACAGACGTCGTCGGCGGAACGATCCAACCTTCTCGACCGGTTTGCAGGCGTGGGACTTTGGGATGCGATCATCGTCGATGGTGACGCGGTGGGCCCCCGGAGCCGGTGGAGCTGGTCGCCGGAGTTCAGGCGTCTTTGCGGTTTCGATCCCGACGACACGATCGGCTTCCCGGATGTGGTCGGATCCTGGGCAGACCGCCTGCATCCCGAGGATGCCGGCCCGACCTTCGATGCGTTCAATGCCTGTATGTCGGACCGATCCGGCCGCACCGGCTATGACGTTACCTATCGGCTCAAGCTGAAATCCGGTGAATACCGCTGGTGCCGCGCGGTCGGGGGGGTGTCCCGGGATTCATCGGGTGTGCCGTTGCGCGCTTGCGGGTCGCTGATTGACATCCACGTCATGAAGGAAGCGGAGCTCGCGGCTGGCCGTCAGTTGCAGCTTCAGGGCAGGATGTCCGAACTGACCGAAGATCTCAGCAGGGATATGGAAAGTGCGATCGGCAGAACTGCGGATGACGTTCAGGGCATCGCCAGTGCCACCGAAGAGCTTTCCTACTCGATCGGCGAGATTAACCGGCAGGTGGGCCTGTCGGCCGATGCCGCGTCCAAGGCGTCGGAACACGCTGATGTCACGGCAAACAAGGTCGATGCGCTGGTCTCGGATATCAGCGGCATTGTGGACGTGCTCAAGCTCATCGACGGCATAGCCGCGCAGACCAATCTGCTGGCGCTGAACGCCACCATCGAGGCGGCCCGGGCCGGCGAAGCCGGCAAGGGGTTCGCGGTCGTGGCGAATGAGGTCAAGCAGCTTGCAAGCCAGTCGAGCAACGCGACCAAGGAAATCGCGCAGCAGATCGACAATGTGCAGGCCCAGGCGCGCAGTGCCGTGGAGGCGATCCAGAACATCACCTCCGTGACGATGAGTGCGCAAAACATTGCGGCCGAAATCGCACAATCCGTCTCACAGCAGGACAGTGCCACGCGGGATATCGCGCAGAGCATTAAGACCGTGTCGGAGCAGACCGCGCAGATCAAGGGCACGATCAGTCACACGACCGGTGAGATTCAGAAGAGCCTGGAAAGCCTCTCCAGGGCAGACGCGGCCTGA
- a CDS encoding DUF418 domain-containing protein, giving the protein MDQSIRSVAPGVSHASPSGRLTVLDALRGLAALGILWRNIFVFGMPAVAFALPEEWGLSTDANLASWLFVVIFVDGTMRGLFSLLFGATAILIMEKYAVRPGGLAAADLYFRRLMWLIVFGLIHGYLLLWPHDVLYVYGVIGMFLFVFRNLSGRWLLVIALVIFAVSSLKDGTGWSLAEDSMNALDAKQFLEAAEPPSGGEGGPAGAPSLDEEEIAGKSAEVDRTMLEDVEQYALYEIGEHLQGYAGLLRTMALQTFEEQTSIMVSDHLLDVGAMMFFGMALFRLGALSGRWSTPAYAGMAVGGLGIGVLLGFGIHGATALAGLEDFSVGTADAYLYNARRLALCLGLIGLLHVMAKGRPTHGVIRVLSVVGRMPLSVYVSQTILCVTVFYGVGFSQFGTLEHHQLLLLALAINAVQIVTSLVWLRHWRQGPLEALLRRLVEGRARTT; this is encoded by the coding sequence GTGGATCAAAGTATCCGTTCGGTCGCGCCCGGCGTCTCTCATGCGTCGCCGTCGGGGCGCCTGACCGTTCTCGACGCCCTGCGCGGCCTTGCCGCCCTCGGCATTTTGTGGCGGAACATCTTCGTGTTCGGCATGCCCGCGGTTGCATTCGCGCTTCCCGAGGAATGGGGATTGTCGACTGACGCCAATTTGGCGAGTTGGCTGTTTGTCGTCATTTTTGTCGATGGCACGATGCGTGGATTGTTTTCTCTTCTTTTTGGTGCGACGGCGATCCTGATCATGGAAAAATACGCGGTGCGGCCGGGAGGGCTCGCCGCTGCCGATCTCTATTTTCGCCGCCTGATGTGGCTGATCGTCTTCGGCCTGATCCATGGCTATCTTTTGCTTTGGCCTCACGACGTCCTCTACGTCTATGGGGTCATCGGCATGTTCCTGTTCGTGTTCCGCAATCTGTCCGGCCGTTGGCTTTTGGTGATCGCTCTCGTGATCTTCGCCGTGTCCTCGCTCAAGGACGGGACCGGCTGGAGCCTGGCCGAAGATTCCATGAATGCGCTGGACGCAAAGCAATTTCTGGAAGCGGCGGAGCCTCCATCCGGCGGGGAGGGCGGACCGGCGGGGGCGCCGTCCCTGGATGAGGAGGAGATCGCCGGCAAGTCCGCCGAGGTCGACCGGACCATGCTGGAGGATGTGGAGCAATACGCGCTTTATGAGATCGGGGAACACCTGCAGGGCTACGCCGGTCTCCTGCGCACCATGGCGCTTCAGACCTTCGAGGAGCAGACCTCGATCATGGTGTCCGACCACCTGCTGGATGTCGGCGCGATGATGTTTTTCGGCATGGCCCTGTTTCGGCTGGGCGCTCTTTCAGGTCGCTGGTCGACGCCCGCATACGCTGGAATGGCGGTCGGAGGGCTCGGCATCGGCGTTCTGCTCGGGTTCGGCATTCATGGTGCCACCGCACTGGCCGGCCTGGAGGATTTCTCCGTCGGCACCGCGGACGCCTATCTTTACAATGCCCGCCGTCTGGCGTTGTGTCTCGGCCTGATCGGGCTGCTCCATGTTATGGCAAAAGGCCGTCCGACACACGGCGTGATCCGGGTGCTTTCGGTGGTCGGGCGCATGCCACTCTCGGTTTATGTCAGCCAGACGATCCTCTGTGTGACCGTGTTTTATGGTGTCGGCTTTAGCCAGTTCGGCACGCTCGAGCATCATCAACTGCTGCTGCTTGCCCTGGCCATCAATGCGGTCCAGATCGTCACATCCCTTGTTTGGCTGCGCCACTGGCGCCAGGGACCGCTTGAGGCCTTGCTCCGCCGCCTTGTTGAGGGTCGAGCGCGGACCACCTGA
- a CDS encoding ABC transporter ATP-binding protein produces MTEPILQLDDLSKAYGALQVTNHVSLDVRPGEIHAVIGPNGAGKTTLIGQISGSLSPDSGRIRFDGVDITALPMHARARAGLARSFQITEILPAFTTRENVALALQARDGHSFRFFRNVSRDSGLNARADACLAELGLEARAAVPAGTLSHGEKRALELAIAMACQPKLLLLDEPMAGTGREETDRLVEVLRALKGRYAMLLVEHDMSAVFALADRISVLVYGEIVATGAPEEIRDDPRVREAYLGEEAVI; encoded by the coding sequence ATGACTGAGCCGATCCTGCAGCTTGATGATCTGAGCAAGGCCTATGGTGCGCTTCAGGTCACAAACCATGTCAGTCTTGATGTGCGGCCCGGCGAAATTCATGCGGTAATCGGACCGAACGGTGCCGGCAAGACGACGCTGATCGGCCAGATCTCGGGATCTCTTTCGCCCGACAGCGGGCGCATCCGCTTTGACGGGGTGGATATCACGGCCCTGCCGATGCACGCCCGCGCCCGTGCGGGTCTTGCGCGGTCCTTTCAGATCACGGAGATCCTGCCGGCCTTTACCACGCGCGAGAATGTGGCGCTCGCGCTTCAGGCGCGCGACGGGCATTCCTTTCGCTTCTTTCGCAACGTGTCGCGCGATTCCGGTCTGAACGCCCGCGCCGACGCCTGCCTTGCCGAACTCGGCCTTGAGGCGCGCGCGGCTGTGCCGGCCGGGACGCTGTCTCATGGCGAAAAGCGGGCTCTGGAGCTCGCCATCGCGATGGCGTGTCAGCCGAAACTCTTGCTGCTTGATGAGCCGATGGCGGGCACCGGTCGCGAGGAAACCGACCGTCTCGTCGAGGTGCTGCGGGCGCTTAAGGGCCGCTACGCCATGCTCTTGGTCGAGCACGACATGAGCGCGGTTTTCGCGCTGGCCGACCGGATTTCCGTGCTCGTCTATGGCGAGATCGTTGCCACCGGCGCGCCGGAGGAGATTCGCGATGACCCGCGCGTGCGCGAAGCCTATCTCGGCGAGGAGGCGGTGATATGA
- a CDS encoding ABC transporter substrate-binding protein: MKRIMTAAVAAAAVGLCGAAAQAESLKIGFLATLSGPPAVLGQHMRDGFLLGVKQAGGKLGGLDTEVIVVDDELKPDGALTKVRGLLERDEVDMMAGVVFSNVMMAVYKPIIDSETIFVGANAGPSPIAGRACSPYFFTTSYQNDQNHEAMGKYAEDAGYKRMIVMAPNYQAGKDSIAGFKRHFKGEIVDELYTKLGQLDFSSEITRIAAAKPDAIFTFMPGGMGVNLVKQYKQAGLAGQIPFLSAFTVDETTLPATKDAALGLQGGAQWAPNIDNAANKAFVEAFEVEYGYPPATYAAQGYDAARLIDAALAKAGGTGDKQALMAALKEAPFDSVRGDFSYNTNNFPIQDVYVVEAVKRDDGKYVTQTVEKVFEDKVDAYVEQCRMN; encoded by the coding sequence ATGAAACGTATCATGACTGCCGCGGTCGCCGCGGCCGCCGTGGGCCTGTGCGGTGCCGCGGCGCAGGCGGAAAGCCTGAAGATCGGATTCCTCGCCACGTTGTCGGGTCCGCCGGCGGTGCTGGGCCAGCACATGCGCGACGGCTTTCTGCTTGGCGTCAAGCAGGCCGGCGGCAAGCTTGGCGGCCTCGACACCGAGGTGATCGTGGTCGACGACGAGCTCAAGCCGGACGGTGCTTTGACAAAGGTACGCGGGCTTCTGGAGCGCGACGAGGTCGACATGATGGCCGGTGTCGTCTTCTCCAACGTGATGATGGCCGTCTACAAGCCGATCATCGACAGCGAGACAATTTTCGTCGGCGCGAATGCCGGTCCCTCACCGATCGCGGGGCGCGCCTGTTCGCCGTATTTCTTCACCACGTCCTACCAGAACGATCAGAACCATGAGGCGATGGGAAAATACGCCGAGGACGCGGGTTACAAGCGCATGATCGTCATGGCGCCGAACTATCAGGCGGGCAAGGATTCGATCGCCGGCTTCAAGCGTCATTTCAAGGGCGAGATCGTCGACGAACTTTACACCAAGCTCGGCCAGCTTGACTTTTCCTCGGAGATCACGCGCATCGCGGCCGCCAAGCCCGACGCGATCTTCACCTTCATGCCGGGCGGCATGGGCGTGAATCTGGTCAAGCAGTACAAGCAGGCGGGTCTTGCGGGCCAGATCCCCTTCCTGTCCGCGTTCACCGTTGACGAGACGACGCTGCCTGCGACCAAGGATGCGGCGCTCGGTCTTCAGGGCGGCGCGCAGTGGGCCCCGAACATCGACAACGCGGCCAACAAGGCATTTGTCGAGGCGTTTGAAGTCGAATACGGCTATCCGCCGGCAACCTATGCCGCGCAGGGCTACGATGCGGCCCGCCTCATCGATGCAGCCCTGGCCAAGGCCGGCGGCACAGGCGACAAGCAGGCTCTCATGGCCGCACTGAAGGAGGCTCCCTTCGACAGCGTGCGCGGTGATTTCTCCTACAACACCAACAATTTTCCGATCCAGGACGTCTATGTCGTCGAGGCGGTGAAGCGCGACGACGGCAAATACGTCACCCAGACGGTCGAGAAGGTGTTCGAGGACAAGGTCGATGCCTATGTCGAGCAGTGCCGGATGAACTGA
- a CDS encoding branched-chain amino acid ABC transporter permease, producing MSATLFAVQTLNGLQLGILLFLIAAGLTLVFGVMDFINLAHGVQYMLGAYLAVTGYSLTGTFWGAMLIALVGALIVGLVLEVLVFRHLYDRDHLDQVLATFGVILFLNEAVKVIWGSAPLALPMPDLLSGSIEIMDGLLYPVYRIALIVAGLAVAVLLYVLVSKTRAGMLVRAGATNAPMVSALGVDIRRLFMLVFGFGTMLAGFAGILAAPILVVEPGMGDNLLILAFVVIVIGGIGSIRGAFLAALIVGLVDTLGRGFATDIAKLLLSPSAANDVGPAIASMLIYILMAGVLFFRPTGLFPARGG from the coding sequence TTGAGCGCCACCCTGTTTGCCGTCCAGACGCTGAACGGTTTGCAACTCGGCATCCTGCTGTTTCTGATCGCCGCCGGGCTGACGCTCGTCTTCGGCGTAATGGACTTCATCAATCTCGCGCACGGTGTCCAATACATGCTCGGCGCTTATCTCGCGGTGACCGGATACAGCCTGACGGGGACGTTCTGGGGCGCGATGCTGATTGCGCTCGTCGGCGCGCTGATTGTCGGACTGGTACTGGAGGTATTGGTGTTCCGGCATCTCTACGATCGCGACCATCTCGACCAGGTGCTGGCGACCTTCGGTGTTATCCTGTTTCTCAATGAGGCGGTGAAGGTGATCTGGGGCTCCGCTCCCCTGGCATTGCCGATGCCCGATCTCCTCTCCGGCTCCATCGAGATCATGGACGGTCTGTTGTACCCGGTCTATCGCATCGCTCTGATCGTCGCCGGACTTGCCGTTGCCGTGCTGTTGTATGTGCTTGTGAGCAAGACCCGCGCCGGCATGCTGGTGCGGGCAGGCGCGACAAATGCCCCGATGGTGTCCGCCCTGGGGGTGGATATCCGACGCCTCTTCATGCTCGTTTTCGGCTTTGGCACCATGCTTGCGGGTTTCGCCGGCATTCTCGCGGCGCCCATTCTGGTTGTGGAGCCGGGCATGGGCGACAATCTGCTGATCCTCGCCTTCGTGGTGATTGTGATTGGCGGCATCGGTTCGATCCGCGGCGCATTTCTGGCCGCGCTCATTGTCGGTCTGGTCGACACGCTGGGACGCGGCTTCGCCACCGACATCGCCAAGCTTCTGCTGTCGCCGTCGGCCGCCAATGATGTCGGGCCGGCCATTGCGTCGATGCTGATCTACATCCTGATGGCGGGCGTCCTCTTCTTCCGGCCGACCGGCCTGTTTCCGGCGCGTGGCGGGTGA
- a CDS encoding ABC transporter ATP-binding protein — MSVLLEVEGLEASYGAAKVLFGMDFAVSAGKVVTLMGRNGMGKTTTIRALLGMIASDAGRIVFDGTEMTGRPSFRVAQAGLGLVPEGRQIFSSLSVEENLIATSANRHGATPGWSLERVYEFFPRLRERRLNMGNQLSGGEQQMLAIGRALMTNPKLLILDEATEGLAPLVRAEIWACLERLKGEGQSILVVDKNVDALEKLADAHVVVEKGQVVWSGTSAELAADPTVRERYLSV, encoded by the coding sequence ATGAGCGTCTTGCTGGAGGTCGAGGGGCTCGAAGCGTCCTATGGGGCGGCCAAGGTTCTGTTCGGAATGGATTTCGCCGTTTCGGCCGGCAAGGTCGTCACGCTCATGGGCCGCAACGGCATGGGCAAGACGACGACGATCCGTGCGCTTCTCGGCATGATCGCATCCGATGCCGGGCGGATCGTCTTCGATGGGACCGAGATGACCGGTCGGCCCTCCTTCCGCGTGGCGCAGGCGGGGCTTGGGCTGGTGCCGGAAGGCCGCCAGATTTTCTCCTCGCTCAGCGTCGAGGAAAACCTGATCGCCACCAGCGCCAACCGTCATGGCGCGACGCCCGGCTGGTCGCTTGAGCGGGTCTATGAGTTCTTCCCGCGCCTGCGTGAACGCCGGCTGAACATGGGCAACCAGCTTTCCGGTGGCGAACAGCAGATGCTGGCCATCGGCCGCGCATTGATGACAAACCCCAAGCTCCTGATCCTCGACGAGGCGACGGAAGGGCTTGCCCCGCTGGTGCGCGCCGAGATCTGGGCCTGCCTCGAGCGCCTCAAGGGCGAGGGGCAGTCGATCCTCGTCGTCGACAAGAATGTCGACGCGCTGGAAAAGCTCGCCGACGCCCATGTGGTGGTGGAAAAGGGGCAGGTGGTGTGGTCGGGCACGAGCGCCGAGCTCGCAGCCGATCCGACGGTTCGGGAGCGCTATTTGAGCGTTTGA